One Candidatus Atelocyanobacterium thalassa isolate ALOHA genomic window, TTTGTGACTAGCTTTATAAGCTATAAAGTGAGCCCGAGGTATAAATCTTAATAAACTTAGATCTCCTACTAGATCTAAAAGTTTATGTCGTACAGGTTCATTGCTAAATCTTAAAGGAGGGTTTAACCAATCTTTATGATTACAAATTAATGCGTTATCAAAACTTCCTCCCTTGATTAGCCCAGATGCTCTTAAATGTTCAATCTGGTCTATAAAACCAAATGTTCTTGCAGGAGCAACAAAGTCCATAAAAGTTTCTTTCCGAGGATTCCAACTAGCCCATTGATTTCCAATAGCTTTATAAGTAAAATTAATTCCATAAGTGAAACATATTTCTGGTGCAGGAATTGCTGCAACAAAAGCATCTTTGTCTTGAACCCAAATTGGTTTTAGTAAAGGAGCACTTTCCTGTATTTTTGAAAAAGTAAAGTCTGAGTCAATAAAAGCATTAACCCAATTCTTCGCTGAACCATCTAATAATGGAACTTCTGTTCCATTAATTTCTATACGAGCATTTTTAATTCCACATCCAGCTAAAGCTGCTAATAGATGTTCTACTGTTCGAACAGTAATGTTGTTATTAGATAACTCTGTAGATAATATAGTCTGACTAACTTTTGAAATATGAACAGGAATAATTGGATTACCTAAAAGATCTACCCTAACGAAATGATGTCCTTCTGTATAGTAATTAGGTATTATTTTTACCTGAGTTTCTTTTCCAGAATGTAAGCCAATACCTGA contains:
- the lpxC gene encoding UDP-3-O-acyl-N-acetylglucosamine deacetylase, whose protein sequence is MNLKFKVSGIGLHSGKETQVKIIPNYYTEGHHFVRVDLLGNPIIPVHISKVSQTILSTELSNNNITVRTVEHLLAALAGCGIKNARIEINGTEVPLLDGSAKNWVNAFIDSDFTFSKIQESAPLLKPIWVQDKDAFVAAIPAPEICFTYGINFTYKAIGNQWASWNPRKETFMDFVAPARTFGFIDQIEHLRASGLIKGGSFDNALICNHKDWLNPPLRFSNEPVRHKLLDLVGDLSLLRFIPRAHFIAYKASHKLHIQLAQKIASIN